One Arvicanthis niloticus isolate mArvNil1 chromosome 3, mArvNil1.pat.X, whole genome shotgun sequence DNA segment encodes these proteins:
- the Wbp4 gene encoding WW domain-binding protein 4 gives MADYWKSQPKKFCDYCKCWIADNRPSVEFHERGKNHKENVARRISEIKQKSLDKAKEEEKASKEFAAMEAAALKAYQEDLKRLGLPSDISEPTISPVISTVQPTPTSDQPKEKKKKKKKKEASKGRWVEGVTADGHCYYYDLITGASQWEKPEGFQGNLKKTAAKAVWVEGLSEDGYTYYYNTETGESKWEKPDDFIPHGGDVLSSKDSEKLPDPLEDSKSSDSHSDSDGEQKKAGEASAETKKLIIKFKEKNKSTEKRIGPEIQKEKSTQKQNPSNTNEEKPKTLKKSTNPYGEWQEIKQEAAECQEEVDLELPSTEGECLPTSEAGAGEIKVVFKEKTVSSLGVAADGVAPVFKKRRIENGKCRNLRQRGDDE, from the exons AT gGCCGACTACTGGAAGTCACAACCAAAGAAATTCTGTGATTACTGCAAGTGCTGGATAGCAGACAATAGGCCT AGCGTTGAGTTTCATGAAAGAGGGAAGAATCACAAGGAAAATGTGGCCAGGAGGATCAGTGAG ATTAAACAGAAAAGCTTGGATAAggcaaaggaagaggaaaaggcatCCAAGGAGTTTGCTGCCATGGAGGCAGCTGCCCTGAAGGCATACCAAGAGGATCTGAAAAGGCTTGGCTTACCGTCAG aCATTTCAGAGCCAACTATATCACCAGTCATCAGCACTGTCCAGCCCACCCCTACCTCAGATCAAccgaaagagaagaaaaagaagaagaaaaagaaagaagcttcAAAGGGTAGATGGGTAGAAGGCGTGACGGCTGACGGCCACTGTTATTATTATGACCTCATCACCGGAG catCTCAGTGGGAGAAGCCAGAAGGATTTCAAGGAAACTTAAAAAAG ACAGCAGCAAAGGCCGTCTGGGTAGAAGGTTTAAGTGAAGACGGTTACACCTATTACTATAACACAGAAACAGGAG AATCCAAATGGGAAAAGCCTGATGATTTCATTCCACATGGTGGTGATGTGCTTTCTAGTAAGGACAGTGAAAAGTTGCCTGACCCCCTAGAAGACTCCAAATCATCCGATTCTCACAGCGATTCTGATGGTGAACAGAAGAAAGCGGGAGAGGCCTCTGCAGAAACAAAGAAGCTAATAATCAAGTTTAAG gaaaaaaataaaagtactgaGAAAAGAATTGGCCcagaaatacaaaaagaaaaaagtactcAAAAACAGAATCCGTcaaatacaaatgaagaaaaacccAAAACTCTGAAGAAGTCGACGAACCCTTATGGGGAATGGCAAGAAATTAAACAAGAGGCTGCTGAGTGTCA AGAAGAAGTCGATTTGGAACTTCCAAGCACTGAAGGTGAATGTCTACCAACTTCAGAGGCTGGCGCTGGGGAGATCAAAGTggtatttaaagagaaaacagtttCTTCTCTGGGAGTTGCAGCAGATGGAGTGGCCCCTGTCTTCAAAAAGAGAAGAATTGAAAATGGAAAATGTCGAAATTTGAGACAGCGAGGTGACGATGAGTGA